Genomic DNA from Candidatus Sulfurimonas marisnigri:
TGTAGAGATGGCTACACCAAATATTTATGCAGACCAAATTGAGTGGATGGCTAATCACTTAGATAACCGTGAAAATGTAATTATCTCAACCCATACACATAATGATAGAGGAACTTCTATAGCTGCTACTGAGTTGGCACTTTTAGCTGGTGCAGATAGAGTTGAGGGAACACTTTTAAGCAACGGTGAGAGAACTGGTAATGTTGATATGATTACGCTAGCGCTTAACATGTTAACGCAAGGCGTTGATCCTAAGCTAGACTTCTCTGATATTAATGAAGTTTTAGATGTTGTTGAGAGATGTACAGAAATGGTTACACATGCTCGTCATCCTTATGTTGGTGAACTTGTTTATACTGCATTTTCTGGTTCACACCAAGATGCAATAAACAAAGGGTTTACTCATAGAAAAACTTCTAATGATAGCTTTTGGGAAGTCCCATACCTTCCAATTGACCCAGAAGATGTTGGAAGAACTTATGAGAGTATTATCCGTATAAACTCTCAATCTGGAAAAGGTGGCGTTGCTTATATCTTAGAGAACGATTTTGGTTATCTGCTTCCAAAAGCTATGCACCCTGAAGTTGGAAAAATTGTTCAAGCTCTTAGTGATAAAAAAGGTAGTGAGCTCAATGGTGTTGAGATACTAGATGTTTTCAAAAAGAACTACTTTATTAAGACAGAAGAAGAGCATTTATCATTTATAGACTTTACTTTAACCTCTGTTAAAGGGACCTCTACATGTACTCTTACTTACAAATATAATGATAAAGAGATTGTTGCTAATGGCAAAGGAAATGGTCCTGTTGATGCATGTAAAGATGCTCTTATGAAGAACTATGCAAATAGTTTTACTATCAAATCTTACGCTGAGCACTCATTTGGAGATAAAAGCTCTGCAAAAGCAGTTGCTTATATAGAGATACAGACTAAACAAACACCATCTTGTTTCGGTGTTGGTGAAGATAACGATATTGCTACAGCCTCAGTTAAAGCACTATTTTGTGCTATTAACAGAGCATTTAATTAATATAAAAATATTTTAAATTATAATATAATTATATTTAATTAGATATAATTATATATGAACAAAAAAATATTACTTTTAGAAGACGACACTCTTTTGGG
This window encodes:
- the leuA gene encoding 2-isopropylmalate synthase; amino-acid sequence: MNQVQPGKYRPYPQIDLPNRKWPTKTITNAPAWCSVDLRDGNQALKNPMDMNKKLELFALLLKLGFKEIEVGFPSASKVEFDFLRRLVDDKLIPDDVTIQVLVQAREHLIAKTFESLKGVKKATVHLYNSTSVAQRKIVFGKSKEEIIALALEGVDLVKKYEKTHDGEIFLEYSPESFTGTELEFAAEISNAVTSRWGISDTRKVIINLPATVEMATPNIYADQIEWMANHLDNRENVIISTHTHNDRGTSIAATELALLAGADRVEGTLLSNGERTGNVDMITLALNMLTQGVDPKLDFSDINEVLDVVERCTEMVTHARHPYVGELVYTAFSGSHQDAINKGFTHRKTSNDSFWEVPYLPIDPEDVGRTYESIIRINSQSGKGGVAYILENDFGYLLPKAMHPEVGKIVQALSDKKGSELNGVEILDVFKKNYFIKTEEEHLSFIDFTLTSVKGTSTCTLTYKYNDKEIVANGKGNGPVDACKDALMKNYANSFTIKSYAEHSFGDKSSAKAVAYIEIQTKQTPSCFGVGEDNDIATASVKALFCAINRAFN